Proteins from a genomic interval of Paenibacillus sp. FSL R5-0623:
- a CDS encoding MFS transporter: MKLNHNARPDQNWLRALMFTIFGSTVLVVSYFQLYFSHLGFSRAEIGYLYGIGPLISVFSNMFWSMASDRYQTVRKVMIILLGGQLITGIMLANATTFGQVFVLVTLFYFFYYPVYPLSDTMAITTASKYGRNFTSIRVFGSIGYAFFALSIGYFLGSFGPGWTIWLCVGLAATTLLISFQLKDQPSGSSSKMDLSGLWAILKRRDVLTFFGCVFLLAMGHRMNEAFLTITLKDLGASEGLIGWSLLISSVSEIPIFLLLSKYGNRYKELPLIAFAALMYTVRLLLMSISDTPAAVVAIQTMHSVTFGIFYVTAVRYIIRLVPDGYRATGMALFTIVWSSASGLLSGTLGGLLLEHAGRQTFYLTAMAFSLAALIGFGLKLWSSMSNRVS; the protein is encoded by the coding sequence ATGAAATTAAATCACAACGCCCGCCCGGATCAGAACTGGCTGCGGGCTCTCATGTTCACCATCTTTGGTTCCACCGTTCTGGTGGTATCCTACTTCCAGCTTTACTTCAGTCATCTGGGCTTCAGTCGGGCTGAGATTGGATATCTCTACGGAATTGGCCCCCTCATCTCTGTGTTCTCCAATATGTTCTGGAGCATGGCCAGCGACCGCTACCAAACGGTACGCAAAGTAATGATCATTCTGCTTGGTGGTCAATTGATCACAGGGATCATGCTTGCCAACGCGACAACTTTCGGTCAGGTATTTGTACTCGTAACCCTGTTTTACTTTTTCTATTATCCGGTCTATCCACTCTCCGATACGATGGCTATTACAACCGCAAGCAAGTATGGTCGAAATTTCACTTCCATTCGAGTCTTCGGATCGATCGGTTATGCCTTCTTTGCATTAAGTATCGGGTATTTCCTTGGATCTTTCGGTCCAGGATGGACGATATGGCTTTGCGTCGGTCTTGCTGCCACTACATTATTGATCAGTTTTCAATTAAAAGATCAGCCTTCGGGGAGTAGTAGCAAAATGGACCTATCGGGGTTATGGGCTATTCTGAAACGCAGAGATGTGCTCACCTTTTTCGGTTGTGTATTTTTGCTTGCCATGGGACATCGCATGAACGAAGCTTTTCTTACCATCACGCTAAAAGATCTGGGTGCCAGCGAGGGGCTGATCGGCTGGTCTTTGCTGATCTCTTCCGTAAGTGAAATCCCCATATTTCTACTGCTCAGCAAGTATGGAAACCGTTATAAAGAACTGCCGCTAATCGCTTTTGCTGCACTGATGTATACGGTTCGTTTGCTTCTTATGTCCATATCCGATACACCAGCAGCTGTCGTTGCGATTCAGACGATGCATAGTGTTACCTTTGGTATTTTCTACGTTACGGCGGTCCGCTACATCATTCGCCTAGTTCCGGACGGCTACAGAGCAACGGGTATGGCTTTGTTCACCATTGTCTGGTCCAGTGCTTCGGGACTTCTTAGTGGAACGTTGGGCGGACTGCTGCTGGAACATGCAGGCAGACAAACCTTCTATCTCACCGCTATGGCTTTCTCCCTGGCTGCACTAATCGGTTTCGGATTGAAGTTATGGTCCAGCATGAGCAATCGTGTCTCCTGA
- the pepF gene encoding oligoendopeptidase F, translated as MSQLLKRSEVPAEHSWKLEDLFADQKAWDQEYEEVSSLTKKASEFQGKLNQPDVLKSCFEFEDEISLKIERLFVYARMHQDEDTANPTYQNLSQKAQKLGVRVGEALSFVTPEILSLPDDQLDAFIANEKLSAYTFTLEEMKREKAHVLSQAEEALLAQVGNLSQAPQTIFSMLNNADLKFPRIKDEHGNEVELTHGSYIQFLENPNREVRERAFKAVYETYAKQKNTIAAALNANVTKNMFYANVRKYPSVMEMSLYGDNIPTDVYTNLVDTIHESLPLLHRYMDLRQKLLGVDQLHMYDLFAPLVDEYKMDITYEEAKQTVKDGLKPLGKDYADALQTGYDNRWIDIYENENKRSGAYAWGAYGTHPYVLLNHKDNLNSMFTLAHEMGHALHSHYSDTTLPYRDAQYTIFLAEVASTTNEALLMDYLLNKSTDPKEKLYLLTYYADQFRTTVFRQTMFAEFEKIIHERAEQGDALTPQLLSEIYYDLNVKYHGKGMAVDKEIEMEWARIPHFYNSFYVYKYATGFSAATSFSKQILEEGQPAVDRYLGFLKSGGSDYSINILKKAGVDMSTPQPIREAMSVFKELIEQMEQLTK; from the coding sequence ATGAGTCAATTATTGAAACGTTCCGAGGTGCCTGCTGAGCATAGCTGGAAACTGGAAGATTTATTTGCCGATCAGAAAGCCTGGGATCAGGAATATGAAGAAGTATCGTCTTTGACCAAGAAGGCCTCCGAATTCCAAGGCAAACTGAATCAACCCGATGTACTCAAATCTTGCTTCGAATTTGAAGATGAGATCAGCCTCAAAATAGAACGCCTCTTTGTGTACGCACGTATGCATCAAGATGAAGACACAGCGAATCCTACATATCAAAACCTGTCCCAAAAAGCCCAGAAATTAGGCGTACGGGTTGGTGAAGCACTTTCTTTTGTCACACCGGAGATTCTTTCCCTGCCAGATGACCAGTTGGATGCATTTATTGCGAACGAAAAACTCTCTGCTTATACATTTACGCTGGAAGAGATGAAACGGGAAAAAGCCCACGTTCTTAGCCAAGCAGAAGAGGCTTTGCTTGCACAGGTAGGCAACCTTTCACAAGCCCCACAGACAATCTTCAGCATGCTGAATAACGCTGACCTCAAGTTCCCAAGAATCAAGGATGAACATGGTAACGAAGTTGAGCTGACACACGGTAGCTACATTCAGTTCCTGGAGAACCCTAACCGTGAAGTTCGCGAACGTGCCTTCAAAGCGGTATACGAAACGTATGCTAAACAGAAGAACACAATTGCGGCTGCCCTGAATGCAAATGTAACCAAAAATATGTTTTATGCTAATGTTCGGAAGTACCCTTCCGTGATGGAAATGTCCCTATATGGAGATAACATCCCAACGGATGTGTATACCAATCTGGTAGACACCATTCATGAGAGCCTTCCGTTATTGCATCGTTATATGGACTTACGCCAAAAGTTGCTTGGTGTGGATCAATTGCACATGTACGATCTGTTCGCTCCACTCGTAGACGAGTACAAAATGGATATTACCTACGAGGAAGCGAAACAAACGGTCAAAGACGGTCTGAAACCACTCGGCAAGGACTACGCAGATGCATTGCAGACTGGATATGATAACCGCTGGATCGATATATATGAGAATGAGAATAAACGTTCAGGCGCATATGCCTGGGGCGCTTACGGCACTCACCCGTATGTCTTGTTGAATCACAAAGATAACCTGAACAGCATGTTCACACTTGCACATGAAATGGGTCACGCTCTTCATTCACATTACTCGGATACAACACTTCCGTATCGTGATGCACAGTACACCATCTTCCTGGCTGAGGTTGCATCCACAACCAACGAAGCGTTGCTGATGGATTATCTGCTTAACAAATCAACAGATCCAAAGGAAAAATTGTATCTGTTGACCTATTATGCCGACCAATTCCGTACAACGGTATTCCGTCAGACCATGTTTGCTGAATTCGAGAAAATCATTCATGAACGTGCGGAACAAGGTGACGCATTAACACCACAATTGTTATCCGAGATCTATTATGATCTGAATGTTAAATATCACGGAAAAGGCATGGCTGTCGACAAAGAAATTGAAATGGAATGGGCTCGTATTCCCCACTTCTATAACAGCTTCTACGTTTACAAATATGCTACAGGCTTCTCCGCAGCAACAAGCTTTTCCAAGCAAATCCTGGAAGAAGGTCAACCGGCTGTTGACCGATATCTTGGCTTCCTGAAGAGCGGTGGCAGTGATTACTCCATCAACATTTTGAAAAAAGCAGGTGTGGATATGTCTACACCACAGCCAATTCGTGAAGCTATGAGTGTGTTCAAGGAATTGATTGAACAGATGGAGCAGCTAACCAAATAA
- a CDS encoding cold shock domain-containing protein, with translation MKGTVKWFNAEKGYGFISVEGGEDVFVHFSAIQGDGFKTLEEGQAVEFEITDGNRGPQAANVNKL, from the coding sequence TTGAAAGGTACAGTTAAATGGTTTAACGCAGAAAAAGGCTATGGCTTTATTTCAGTTGAAGGCGGCGAGGACGTATTCGTACATTTCTCCGCAATCCAAGGAGACGGCTTCAAAACATTGGAAGAAGGTCAAGCGGTAGAATTCGAAATTACTGATGGAAACCGTGGTCCTCAAGCAGCTAACGTAAACAAACTGTAA
- a CDS encoding M42 family metallopeptidase has protein sequence MSFTIDESYVLSFLKKLLDTPSPSGYTHHIIEMIRKEAAALGIACELNNKGGAVLTLPGQDSSKTIALSAHVDTLGAMVRSVTSYGTLKLTSVGGFSMQSIENEYCSIHTRDGKTYTGTILSLHPSVHVYPDARTFERTENHMEVRIDEVVSSKEDVLKLGISVGDFISFDARAVITPSGYIKSRHLDDKASVAALFGILESAHREGWKPLHNVSLLISNYEEVGHGASYIPAEISEMIAVDMGAMGDDLSCKETDVSICAKDSSGPYDYDMTSRLIELAKQDGMDYVVDIYPHYGSDGSAALRGGNNIRAALIGPGVHASHSMERTHKDAVLNTARLLAAYITTK, from the coding sequence ATGAGTTTTACAATTGATGAATCATACGTTCTGTCTTTTCTGAAAAAATTGCTGGACACACCAAGTCCAAGTGGTTACACACATCATATTATCGAGATGATCCGGAAGGAAGCAGCAGCACTGGGCATCGCCTGTGAGCTGAATAACAAGGGCGGTGCGGTGCTTACATTGCCCGGACAGGATTCGTCCAAGACAATTGCTTTAAGCGCTCACGTGGATACGCTAGGGGCCATGGTGCGCTCGGTTACATCCTATGGCACATTGAAGCTTACCTCTGTCGGTGGATTTTCGATGCAAAGTATCGAAAACGAATATTGCAGCATCCATACTCGGGATGGAAAGACATACACAGGCACCATTCTTTCCCTTCATCCGTCTGTCCACGTCTATCCGGATGCACGTACCTTTGAACGGACTGAGAACCATATGGAGGTCCGAATCGATGAAGTTGTCTCCTCCAAGGAAGATGTGTTGAAACTCGGGATCTCTGTCGGCGACTTTATCTCCTTTGATGCTCGCGCAGTCATCACGCCGAGTGGTTATATCAAATCACGTCATCTGGACGACAAAGCCAGCGTGGCTGCCCTCTTCGGCATCCTTGAGTCTGCACATCGTGAAGGCTGGAAACCATTACATAACGTCTCTCTGCTCATCTCGAACTATGAAGAAGTTGGACATGGCGCATCGTATATTCCTGCAGAAATCAGTGAAATGATCGCTGTAGACATGGGAGCCATGGGTGATGACCTGAGCTGTAAAGAAACTGACGTTTCCATATGTGCCAAAGATTCTTCTGGCCCGTATGACTACGATATGACCAGTCGTCTCATTGAACTGGCCAAACAAGATGGGATGGATTACGTCGTGGACATTTATCCCCACTATGGCTCAGATGGCAGTGCAGCATTACGCGGAGGAAACAATATCCGAGCAGCACTGATTGGCCCGGGGGTTCACGCATCTCATTCCATGGAGCGTACACATAAGGATGCTGTCCTGAATACGGCACGATTGCTCGCAGCCTACATTACAACCAAGTAA
- the pfkA gene encoding 6-phosphofructokinase encodes MTAVKKIAVLTSGGDSQGMNAAVRAVVRSGLFYGLEVYGVQRGYQGLLNNDIFPMDLRSVGDIIQRGGTVLQSARCKEFYTAEGQQKGADILRARGIDGLVVIGGDGSYNGANKLSKLGINTMGLPGTIDNDVSFTDHTIGFDTAVSVVVDAVNKLRDTMSSHERSSIVEVMGRHCGDIALHAGLASGAETILVPEVPFDMDEVADRMKANFAHGKRHSIIIVAEGVGKGEDVAKELMERCPTYEPRVTVLGHIQRGGTPTPFDRNLASRLGDFAVRSLIAGETDKGCGIIKGELTLTDIDKVVNTKKDFDMETYQLAQRLSQ; translated from the coding sequence ATGACAGCAGTAAAGAAAATCGCAGTATTAACGAGCGGTGGTGATTCACAGGGGATGAACGCGGCTGTTCGTGCGGTTGTTCGCAGCGGACTGTTTTACGGTCTCGAAGTATATGGAGTTCAACGTGGATACCAGGGTCTCTTGAATAACGACATTTTCCCAATGGATTTGCGCAGTGTAGGGGATATTATCCAACGTGGGGGAACGGTTCTTCAATCGGCACGATGCAAGGAGTTCTACACCGCTGAAGGTCAGCAAAAAGGTGCGGACATTCTGCGTGCACGTGGCATTGACGGTCTGGTTGTTATCGGTGGAGATGGTTCATACAACGGAGCGAATAAACTGAGCAAACTCGGTATTAACACCATGGGTCTGCCAGGAACGATTGATAACGACGTTTCGTTTACTGATCATACCATCGGATTCGATACAGCTGTAAGTGTAGTGGTGGATGCCGTAAACAAATTGCGTGACACGATGTCTTCACACGAACGTTCTTCCATCGTTGAAGTTATGGGCCGCCACTGTGGAGATATCGCTCTGCATGCCGGACTTGCCTCAGGTGCTGAGACGATTCTTGTACCGGAAGTTCCGTTTGACATGGACGAAGTGGCTGATCGTATGAAAGCTAACTTTGCACATGGCAAACGTCACAGTATTATCATCGTTGCTGAAGGCGTGGGCAAGGGTGAAGATGTAGCAAAAGAACTGATGGAACGTTGCCCAACGTATGAGCCACGTGTAACCGTTCTGGGTCACATTCAGCGTGGGGGTACGCCAACACCTTTCGACCGTAACCTGGCAAGCCGTCTGGGCGACTTCGCTGTTCGCAGTCTGATTGCAGGCGAGACAGACAAAGGTTGTGGCATTATCAAGGGTGAACTTACCCTGACAGATATTGATAAAGTGGTTAACACAAAAAAAGATTTCGATATGGAAACGTACCAGCTTGCACAACGTTTGTCCCAATAA
- a CDS encoding MATE family efflux transporter — protein MNTTSFSQKVKQFLIIFLPIFTTQIALSAMSFFDTNMSGKFSPADLAGVAIGTSLWMPVQTGLSGILIGITPVVSHLLGSKRNDQIGYNVIQALYLGIAVSLVVIGAGALLLGPILNGMPLEPRVAQVAFYFLCALAFGIIPLFGYTVLRSFMDALGQTRTTMFITLVSLPVNILLNYLLIFGRWGFPQLGGVGAGVATACTYWLIFLISLFFVHRVEPFAQYGIFRQWTRVSLAKWKELLKIGVPIGFATFFETSIFATVTLMMSRFDTTTIAAHQSALNFASTLYMLPVSICMALTILVGFEAGAGRLRDAKQYSLLGIGGAIGLSLLTAIVLIVFGEQIAGVYSNDREVIALTQHFLIYAIFFQISDAIATPTQGALRGYKDVNPALIITFVAYWIIGLPVGYLTATYTSLGAFGYWIGLIAGLAVGATALLWRLFRVQKQAALRNA, from the coding sequence ATGAACACAACAAGTTTTTCCCAAAAAGTGAAGCAATTCCTGATTATATTTTTGCCCATCTTCACCACTCAAATCGCCCTCTCTGCCATGTCGTTCTTTGACACCAATATGTCAGGCAAGTTTTCTCCGGCCGACCTTGCAGGAGTTGCGATTGGCACAAGTCTATGGATGCCCGTTCAAACTGGACTAAGCGGGATTCTAATCGGTATTACACCTGTCGTTTCCCATCTGTTAGGTTCCAAACGTAATGATCAGATCGGGTATAACGTCATCCAGGCGCTATATCTTGGAATTGCTGTCAGTCTCGTCGTGATCGGAGCCGGGGCGTTGTTACTTGGCCCTATACTGAACGGAATGCCTTTGGAACCTCGGGTTGCCCAAGTCGCCTTCTATTTTCTGTGCGCACTTGCTTTTGGCATTATCCCACTCTTCGGATATACGGTGCTGCGCAGCTTCATGGATGCACTTGGTCAGACACGGACTACGATGTTCATTACGTTGGTCTCCCTGCCCGTTAACATCTTACTGAATTATCTGCTGATATTCGGCCGCTGGGGTTTCCCCCAATTGGGCGGTGTTGGTGCCGGTGTGGCTACAGCATGTACATACTGGCTGATCTTTCTTATTAGTCTCTTTTTTGTCCATCGGGTCGAACCATTTGCCCAATACGGCATTTTCCGTCAGTGGACGCGTGTTTCCTTGGCCAAGTGGAAAGAGTTACTCAAAATCGGGGTACCCATCGGATTTGCGACTTTTTTCGAAACGTCCATCTTTGCTACTGTGACTTTAATGATGAGCCGTTTCGATACCACAACAATTGCTGCTCACCAATCGGCGCTGAATTTCGCTTCTACGCTCTACATGTTACCTGTGAGCATATGTATGGCTCTTACGATCCTTGTGGGCTTCGAGGCAGGTGCCGGGCGTCTGAGAGACGCCAAACAATACAGCCTGCTCGGAATAGGTGGGGCCATTGGGCTATCACTGCTGACAGCCATTGTGTTGATTGTGTTCGGCGAACAGATTGCAGGCGTGTATTCAAACGATCGAGAGGTCATTGCACTTACGCAGCATTTCCTTATCTACGCCATCTTCTTTCAGATCTCGGATGCAATTGCCACACCAACCCAAGGAGCACTACGTGGCTACAAAGATGTTAATCCGGCATTGATCATTACGTTTGTAGCGTATTGGATCATTGGTCTGCCTGTAGGTTACCTAACAGCTACCTATACTTCACTCGGCGCCTTTGGATATTGGATCGGCCTTATTGCCGGCCTTGCTGTAGGAGCAACAGCGCTTCTCTGGAGACTCTTTCGGGTACAAAAACAAGCAGCACTCCGTAACGCGTAA
- a CDS encoding multi antimicrobial extrusion protein MatE, with the protein MSSSESLSWRRLFSFFVPLGISASLVTISHVIINSTLARSAHPETVIASYAIAGSLLTLTERPSTLLRQTCSALVRDRLSFQALTFVTKIFLACVLLIGFLIVYSPVGTGVFKYLFGVSPDLLTKVIDVYEILMYVSIFSVIRNIYQGIIITNNRTKWLTIGMVFRLAGMYGLSLYFIYTDSIDSGRVGAIIFATGMMIEALVSFLEGNSIKRKMPAKLEDHPVESKGDVFRFYKPLLLSSFVALFIGPVINIVLGKTTGIALAISSFAIASSLMQLMLSFFTYIHQIVLNFYLVDAKLVRKFALVTGFIPFAMMVSIAYTPLGPWVLENVMSVQGELLQQSLWTLRAFVLFPLIFPFLDFSNGLILLRGQTKTMFRSQTANAICTVIVLLILVSIFPAWNGMIGAVAQSLGLLAELIIVWLVIRRTKQEPTMSVPKARKSTSLKG; encoded by the coding sequence ATGTCGTCAAGTGAATCACTTTCGTGGAGACGGTTATTTTCTTTTTTTGTGCCACTTGGCATTTCCGCCTCTCTCGTCACCATTTCTCACGTCATCATAAACAGCACATTAGCACGTTCCGCTCATCCCGAGACGGTTATTGCCAGCTATGCCATCGCCGGTAGCTTATTAACCCTCACGGAACGCCCCTCCACCCTGCTGCGGCAAACCTGTTCCGCACTGGTTCGCGATCGCCTTTCCTTTCAGGCCCTCACGTTTGTGACCAAAATATTTCTTGCCTGTGTGCTTCTCATTGGGTTTCTCATCGTATACTCTCCCGTTGGTACCGGGGTGTTCAAATACTTGTTTGGTGTAAGTCCGGATCTGCTGACCAAAGTCATCGACGTATATGAAATTCTCATGTATGTGAGTATCTTTTCAGTGATCCGCAACATCTATCAGGGGATCATCATTACGAATAACCGCACCAAGTGGTTAACCATCGGGATGGTATTCCGTTTAGCCGGCATGTACGGCCTATCCCTCTATTTCATATACACAGACAGCATTGACAGTGGACGTGTAGGCGCTATCATTTTTGCTACTGGCATGATGATTGAAGCGCTCGTCAGCTTTCTGGAGGGAAACAGCATCAAGCGCAAGATGCCAGCCAAGCTTGAGGATCATCCCGTCGAGAGCAAGGGAGACGTATTTCGTTTTTATAAGCCGCTGCTGTTATCCAGCTTTGTAGCGCTGTTCATAGGACCGGTTATTAACATCGTACTTGGCAAAACGACCGGGATCGCACTAGCCATTTCGTCCTTTGCCATAGCAAGCAGTCTGATGCAGTTGATGCTAAGCTTCTTTACATACATCCATCAGATCGTGCTGAATTTCTACCTTGTGGACGCCAAACTGGTGCGGAAATTCGCACTTGTCACCGGATTTATTCCGTTTGCGATGATGGTGTCGATTGCCTATACCCCCTTGGGACCATGGGTACTCGAAAATGTCATGAGCGTTCAGGGCGAACTGTTGCAACAAAGTCTGTGGACACTGCGTGCGTTCGTCTTATTTCCGCTGATCTTCCCTTTTCTGGATTTCAGCAATGGCCTCATTCTGCTTCGCGGTCAGACAAAAACGATGTTTCGTTCGCAAACGGCGAATGCAATCTGCACGGTAATTGTGCTGCTTATACTGGTTAGTATCTTCCCTGCGTGGAACGGCATGATTGGCGCTGTAGCTCAATCCCTTGGCCTGCTCGCTGAACTCATCATTGTCTGGCTTGTCATCCGGCGCACGAAGCAAGAACCTACGATGTCCGTACCGAAAGCCCGTAAATCAACATCCCTGAAAGGGTAA
- a CDS encoding putative glycoside hydrolase, which produces MNMFWALLAMAFGGFGVAPAVADQGNPQFQSLTNSLNTAIIQSQKDQVVIDADNPPAKTDPQPDAPVVKGIYVTAYSAGGARMKELLELTDSTELNAMVIDIKDDLGYITYPTENKALQKMGKSQPFIRDIDALMKRLQKHEVYPIARVVVFKDTILAKKNPELSFRNKDGSVWANGKGDSFVNPYSKEVWDYNIEIAKEAAKLGFKEIQFDYVRFPEGFETRADVLKYTKSDKSRVDVVAEFVQYARKELAPLGVRVSVDIFGYAASVPAAEGIGQDFVKISENVDVISPMVYPSHYSTGWYGVKDPDKDPYTTIKGSMKDTHKKLDPTKDLKPVIRPWIQDFTASWLGNGHYIKYGKKQVEDQIRAMKDMDVHEYLLWNASNRYSSGVQYK; this is translated from the coding sequence ATGAACATGTTTTGGGCTTTACTGGCTATGGCCTTTGGAGGCTTTGGTGTTGCTCCGGCAGTAGCAGATCAGGGAAATCCTCAATTCCAATCGTTAACCAACAGTTTGAACACCGCAATTATCCAATCTCAAAAAGATCAGGTTGTTATCGATGCCGATAATCCACCTGCTAAAACCGACCCACAACCTGATGCCCCCGTGGTCAAAGGTATCTATGTAACGGCATACAGTGCCGGCGGCGCACGCATGAAAGAATTGCTGGAGCTGACAGACAGTACAGAACTGAATGCCATGGTCATTGATATCAAAGACGATCTCGGATACATAACTTATCCCACAGAAAACAAAGCGCTTCAGAAAATGGGTAAATCCCAACCTTTTATTCGGGATATCGATGCCTTGATGAAACGATTGCAAAAACATGAGGTCTACCCGATTGCACGTGTCGTAGTATTCAAAGACACAATTCTTGCAAAGAAGAATCCGGAGCTTTCTTTCCGCAACAAGGATGGCTCGGTTTGGGCGAATGGCAAAGGCGACAGCTTCGTGAATCCATACAGCAAGGAAGTATGGGACTATAATATCGAAATCGCCAAGGAAGCGGCCAAACTTGGATTCAAAGAGATTCAATTTGACTATGTTCGTTTCCCGGAAGGTTTCGAAACTCGTGCTGATGTACTCAAATACACCAAATCTGACAAGTCCCGGGTCGATGTTGTAGCTGAATTCGTGCAATATGCACGCAAAGAGCTGGCACCGTTAGGTGTGCGTGTCTCGGTTGATATTTTCGGTTATGCAGCTTCCGTACCTGCGGCTGAAGGCATTGGACAGGATTTTGTTAAAATATCCGAAAATGTGGACGTGATCTCACCGATGGTATACCCTAGTCACTATTCAACTGGCTGGTACGGGGTCAAGGACCCTGACAAAGATCCTTACACAACCATCAAGGGTTCGATGAAAGATACACACAAGAAACTGGACCCCACTAAGGATCTTAAACCCGTCATACGCCCGTGGATCCAGGATTTCACAGCAAGCTGGCTGGGCAATGGACATTATATCAAGTATGGAAAGAAACAAGTGGAAGATCAGATCAGAGCGATGAAGGACATGGATGTGCATGAATATCTGCTCTGGAATGCGTCCAACCGATATTCCTCAGGTGTACAATATAAGTAA
- a CDS encoding lipopolysaccharide assembly protein LapA domain-containing protein, producing MKMQWALIAGLVFALLTGIFAVINVDSVQVNLLFNTVQIPLILLILGCTLIGGIIVGSYGIYRQYRLQRENKQLKLRVSELESSATSQSSLDSFKTMDSLDSNEPNSLLENDSIQSQRKGNPTGTL from the coding sequence ATGAAAATGCAATGGGCACTCATAGCAGGTCTTGTTTTTGCACTGCTCACGGGAATCTTTGCGGTCATTAATGTGGATTCCGTACAAGTCAACCTGTTATTTAACACGGTACAAATCCCGCTGATTTTGCTCATTCTCGGCTGTACCCTGATCGGTGGAATTATTGTAGGGTCATATGGCATTTATCGCCAATACAGACTGCAACGTGAAAATAAACAACTGAAATTGCGTGTATCTGAATTGGAAAGTTCCGCGACAAGCCAATCTTCACTCGATTCTTTCAAAACGATGGATTCGCTTGACTCAAATGAACCCAACAGCCTATTGGAGAATGATTCGATCCAGAGTCAGCGCAAAGGAAACCCTACGGGAACACTGTAA
- a CDS encoding tetraprenyl-beta-curcumene synthase family protein, whose product MSQSNRKRHQYPRGPLALMRGVYKYTIPETRKALNGWRAQAEAIPNEELRTQALASLKDKQFHCEGGTVYALADLPNRHILIPLIVSYQTISDYLDNLCDRSTSMDPDDFRLLHQSMLDAVDPEAIPVNYYALREEQDDGGYLRNLVTTCQELTRQLPGYTSAKPQIQDLAGLYTDLQVYKHIKPELRETALLEWWSEHRHRTPQFRWNEFAAATGSTLGVFMLFLAASDDQLTEEQAASIHTAYFPHVCALHIMLDYLIDQDEDRIGGDLNFCNYYENVETMLDRIAFIVEMARSDVQKIPGSSFHRMIIEGLIAIYLSDPKVSEQQEVRVVSKRLLKNSPITRIFFFIFSRWIRKNM is encoded by the coding sequence TTGAGCCAATCAAATCGAAAACGTCATCAATATCCGCGTGGACCGCTGGCATTGATGAGAGGGGTGTACAAATACACCATTCCGGAAACACGGAAGGCACTGAATGGATGGCGTGCTCAAGCTGAGGCGATTCCGAATGAGGAATTGCGTACACAGGCACTTGCCAGTCTGAAGGATAAACAGTTTCACTGTGAAGGCGGAACCGTCTACGCTTTAGCTGATTTGCCCAACAGGCACATTCTGATTCCGCTGATCGTTTCATATCAAACTATTAGTGATTATTTGGACAATCTGTGCGACCGCAGCACCTCGATGGACCCGGATGACTTTCGTCTTCTCCATCAATCCATGCTTGATGCGGTAGATCCCGAAGCAATTCCCGTCAATTATTATGCCCTCCGTGAGGAGCAGGATGACGGCGGGTATCTGCGGAATCTGGTGACCACATGTCAGGAACTGACCCGTCAGTTACCAGGCTATACGTCCGCCAAGCCCCAAATTCAGGATCTGGCAGGCCTATACACGGACCTGCAGGTATATAAGCATATCAAGCCGGAACTGAGAGAAACGGCACTGCTCGAATGGTGGTCGGAGCATCGTCATCGCACACCTCAGTTTCGTTGGAACGAATTCGCTGCTGCAACTGGCTCTACACTGGGCGTTTTCATGCTGTTTCTGGCTGCGAGTGACGATCAGTTGACTGAAGAGCAAGCGGCCTCGATCCACACGGCCTATTTCCCACATGTATGCGCATTGCACATTATGCTCGATTATTTAATTGATCAGGATGAGGACCGCATCGGGGGAGATCTCAACTTCTGCAATTATTATGAGAATGTGGAGACAATGCTGGACCGAATTGCTTTTATTGTGGAGATGGCACGCAGTGATGTACAGAAGATTCCGGGAAGTTCCTTTCACCGGATGATCATCGAAGGACTGATTGCCATTTACCTGTCTGATCCCAAAGTCAGCGAACAACAGGAAGTTCGCGTCGTATCCAAACGTCTGCTGAAAAATAGCCCGATCACAAGAATATTTTTCTTCATTTTCAGTCGCTGGATACGGAAAAATATGTAA